A window of the Desulfobacula toluolica Tol2 genome harbors these coding sequences:
- a CDS encoding MFS transporter translates to MFFAIFSTVTGVGIVVPLLPVYANDLGATGIYVGLIFGSFSLSRTFLMPLFGRLSDQKGRKPFILAGLFTYTLISIAFMFSNNVETLILLRFVQGAGSAMIMPVVQAYIGEITPAGSEGYAMGLFNLSSFLSLSLGPLMGGGIKDLWSLDAAFMCMGVLSGIGLLLCIFFLPPTTEEKTKSLKTGVIPWSNLLTDKSILSIFIFRYAYTSCIGIIWCFLPVFADTEFNLSGSLTGVLVMLGVFISGILNIPMGYVADRANKRMMILAGGILSTIGMLLLFQASCFYDLVVAISIFGVGGGISMPAIMGYAVIKGDEKKAMGSVISIITVAHSLGMLTGSMAAGLVMDFFSLRLSFPCGMIIMALGTLVFFIMADRNSFVSKS, encoded by the coding sequence TTGTTTTTTGCAATTTTTTCAACGGTTACCGGGGTGGGCATTGTGGTGCCTCTTCTTCCCGTGTATGCCAATGACCTTGGGGCAACAGGCATCTATGTGGGGCTGATATTCGGATCATTTTCCTTGTCCAGGACCTTTCTTATGCCTTTGTTCGGAAGATTGTCCGATCAAAAAGGACGAAAGCCTTTTATTTTGGCAGGGCTGTTTACCTATACTCTTATTTCCATTGCCTTTATGTTTTCAAACAATGTGGAAACATTGATTCTATTGAGGTTTGTACAGGGGGCTGGATCAGCCATGATCATGCCGGTGGTTCAGGCCTATATCGGGGAGATCACACCGGCAGGTTCCGAAGGGTATGCCATGGGATTGTTTAACCTGTCCTCATTTTTGAGTTTGAGCCTGGGGCCTTTGATGGGGGGCGGAATAAAAGATCTGTGGTCCCTGGATGCTGCGTTTATGTGTATGGGAGTGCTGTCCGGTATTGGCCTGTTATTGTGTATTTTTTTCCTGCCACCCACAACTGAAGAAAAAACAAAAAGTCTGAAAACCGGTGTAATTCCATGGTCCAATCTTTTAACCGATAAAAGTATTCTTTCTATTTTTATATTCAGGTATGCCTATACCTCATGCATCGGGATCATCTGGTGTTTTCTTCCAGTTTTTGCCGATACGGAATTTAACCTTTCAGGTTCTTTGACAGGCGTGCTTGTCATGCTGGGTGTGTTTATATCCGGGATTCTTAATATTCCCATGGGCTATGTGGCAGACCGGGCAAACAAAAGGATGATGATTCTTGCAGGGGGTATTTTGTCAACCATTGGGATGCTGCTGCTGTTCCAGGCGTCCTGCTTTTATGACCTGGTTGTTGCCATTTCAATATTTGGGGTAGGCGGCGGTATTTCCATGCCGGCAATCATGGGGTATGCCGTTATAAAAGGGGATGAAAAAAAAGCCATGGGATCGGTCATATCCATAATAACTGTTGCCCACAGCCTGGGAATGCTCACGGGTTCAATGGCTGCCGGACTGGTCATGGATTTTTTCAGTTTGCGATTGTCTTTCCCCTGCGGCATGATCATCATGGCCCTTGGAACCCTTGTCTTTTTTATAATGGCGGATAGAAATTCGTTTGTAAGCAAAAGCTGA
- a CDS encoding ion channel yields MIYFIKYMIRVKLKSKGIYLVFAYMILLLVSSLLIKLVEPADSALTHFDQALWWSVVTSTTVGYGDLFPVSNPGRIVAVILPMFMGIGLGAAFITHFASSLIERRDKKMHGEKRYKGTDHILIVGFTTETEQLVEEIRKDETYADQDIVLLDDMPRHPFPDMDRVCFVKGSPDTLNTLNKANVKQAARIIIHTGNDEKNLFALINALKLKHQACEITVRCISTQSLDTFSSVQGDFQIIVQMTAEMMVQAMQDKVHIPLQILLKNDAQEEIYYVTVSKTIPNLTWWVLHDYLKDKYNYLTFAMQTTDNRVMVNPSKEKSISKGDGIWLMAQKRPLNITWPS; encoded by the coding sequence TTGATTTATTTTATAAAGTACATGATAAGGGTGAAACTTAAAAGTAAGGGCATTTACCTTGTCTTTGCCTACATGATTCTTCTGTTGGTATCAAGCTTGCTGATCAAGCTTGTTGAACCTGCTGATTCCGCCTTGACCCATTTTGACCAGGCATTGTGGTGGAGTGTTGTGACCAGTACAACTGTAGGCTATGGGGATCTGTTTCCCGTCTCCAATCCAGGCAGGATTGTCGCGGTTATCTTGCCCATGTTCATGGGTATTGGCCTTGGTGCCGCATTTATTACCCATTTTGCATCCTCGTTGATTGAAAGGAGAGATAAAAAAATGCACGGAGAAAAAAGATACAAAGGAACAGATCATATTTTGATCGTGGGGTTTACAACTGAAACAGAACAACTGGTTGAAGAGATCAGAAAAGACGAGACATATGCAGACCAGGATATTGTCCTTTTGGACGACATGCCCAGGCATCCGTTTCCGGATATGGACAGGGTTTGCTTTGTCAAAGGCAGTCCGGATACACTTAACACCCTTAACAAAGCAAATGTAAAACAAGCCGCAAGAATAATTATTCACACAGGCAACGACGAAAAAAATCTGTTTGCCCTGATCAATGCCCTTAAACTGAAACATCAGGCGTGCGAAATTACGGTTCGCTGTATTTCAACCCAGTCTCTGGACACCTTTTCAAGTGTTCAGGGTGATTTTCAAATCATCGTGCAGATGACGGCTGAAATGATGGTGCAGGCTATGCAGGACAAGGTGCATATCCCTTTACAGATCCTGTTGAAAAACGATGCACAAGAAGAGATATATTATGTGACAGTTTCTAAAACCATTCCAAACCTCACCTGGTGGGTTCTGCATGATTATCTCAAAGACAAATACAATTACCTGACCTTTGCCATGCAAACCACTGACAACAGGGTAATGGTCAACCCGTCCAAGGAAAAAAGCATTTCAAAGGGAGACGGGATATGGCTGATGGCTCAGAAAAGACCGCTTAATATCACATGGCCTTCCTAA
- a CDS encoding ABC transporter substrate-binding protein gives MKLTQKILSFIIVMVIFSFSPLFAKTLRVVNFSADIPAITSLDNFDPDSYSVVTQIFDSLVHLDLNGKRVPGLAVSWRMLNKTTYQFFLRKGVKFHNGEPFDAQAVKFTYDYIIDPINKAGNAWILSPIKRIEIITPHKLKIHLKHPDGMFLYRLTMFGAICPPKYIKEKGIQEFFKHPVGTGPFKFEQWDKGKKIVLAKNPDYWDNKMPFIDKLVFKIIPKDQGTEALLNGDVDVNTNLDPKDIERVQEAGFKIMKRLVLRGYWVLMKNQGPLKDVRVRQALNYAVDKNKLIKVQGGGFGVPLASLGKFGEIGKNSTLKPYAYDIKKAGSLLAEAGYKNGFDLDMISIEQAIPLSEAIRADLKKIGVKLNIEIVSRPDWAKRIMEGKRSGSPYPGHMAVNLVDNPIMDLSFHAGLFLASDSPWSIIRDDTFDKKFLFALFQSAFLGHTKQLKLLDKYIHDQAMMLFTFQPVRVFAMKSNITMPGVGLNGHIDYLVFSRTIMQ, from the coding sequence ATGAAGTTAACTCAAAAAATACTTTCATTTATTATCGTGATGGTGATATTTTCATTTTCTCCTCTTTTTGCCAAAACATTGAGGGTTGTGAATTTTTCAGCCGATATTCCCGCAATCACTTCTTTGGACAATTTTGATCCGGATTCGTATTCCGTGGTGACTCAGATTTTTGACAGCCTTGTCCATCTGGATTTGAATGGAAAACGGGTTCCAGGATTAGCTGTATCCTGGAGGATGTTGAACAAAACCACTTATCAATTTTTTTTGAGAAAAGGTGTTAAATTCCATAATGGAGAGCCTTTTGATGCACAAGCTGTTAAGTTCACATACGATTATATCATTGATCCGATCAACAAAGCCGGCAATGCCTGGATTTTATCCCCCATAAAACGAATTGAAATTATTACGCCCCATAAGCTGAAAATTCATCTTAAACACCCGGATGGAATGTTTTTATACAGGTTGACCATGTTTGGTGCTATTTGTCCTCCAAAATATATTAAGGAAAAAGGAATCCAAGAGTTTTTTAAACATCCCGTGGGAACCGGACCCTTTAAATTTGAACAATGGGATAAGGGGAAAAAGATTGTACTGGCTAAAAACCCGGACTATTGGGATAACAAAATGCCGTTCATCGACAAACTGGTATTTAAGATTATACCGAAAGACCAAGGGACTGAGGCATTATTAAACGGTGATGTGGATGTAAACACCAATCTTGATCCAAAAGATATTGAACGGGTACAAGAAGCCGGTTTTAAAATCATGAAAAGGCTTGTATTACGAGGGTATTGGGTACTTATGAAAAATCAGGGCCCGCTAAAAGATGTTAGAGTCAGGCAAGCACTTAATTATGCTGTGGATAAAAACAAACTGATCAAGGTGCAAGGCGGAGGGTTCGGCGTGCCGCTGGCCTCGCTGGGAAAATTTGGTGAGATTGGAAAAAACAGCACTTTAAAACCCTATGCCTACGATATAAAAAAAGCCGGGTCTCTTTTAGCCGAGGCCGGATATAAAAACGGGTTTGATCTGGACATGATCTCCATAGAGCAGGCCATACCTTTATCTGAAGCGATCCGGGCCGACTTAAAAAAAATAGGGGTCAAGTTAAATATAGAAATTGTCTCAAGGCCTGATTGGGCTAAAAGAATTATGGAAGGGAAAAGAAGCGGCAGTCCTTATCCGGGTCATATGGCTGTCAATCTGGTGGACAACCCGATTATGGATTTGTCGTTTCACGCAGGCCTTTTTTTAGCCAGTGACAGTCCATGGTCTATTATAAGAGATGATACCTTTGATAAAAAATTTTTGTTTGCCCTGTTTCAATCCGCTTTCCTGGGGCATACCAAACAACTAAAACTGCTTGATAAATATATCCATGACCAGGCCATGATGCTTTTCACTTTCCAACCGGTCAGGGTGTTTGCAATGAAAAGCAATATTACAATGCCAGGAGTCGGACTCAATGGACATATTGATTATTTGGTATTTTCCCGGACAATCATGCAATAA
- a CDS encoding polyamine aminopropyltransferase, giving the protein MTKRSVKTNFASVLLCACMFASGACGIILEYIQASLASMILGNSFEQWAMVIGLMLFWMGFGSLIQAQVSKKNLIYTFIGVETGLALAGGFSPTLTYIAYGYTAHYSLVLYFFVSFIGIMIGLEIPVIIRINNDFSKELSTNLGNILSADYIGSLIGSLVYVFILLRFTPITEAAFLTAGVNFFLAFITFVYFSKKGLLKKGIFIPLIMVATFCAVLYGYLNNREWNIKIEQPLYDDPIILSHPTQYQHIAITHYKPFDEVRLFLNGNLQFCSTDEQRYHEPMVHPVMNLVSVTTKVLILGGGDGCALREVLKYKSVKQILLVDLDPEMTRLAKTHPVLKRINNDSFKDARLVTMVGKGISPGINKRLYIETPKKNIYTKQAQTQKLADVNVMNVDADKFLSDIPGFWDVIIIDMPDPSTPELTKLYSKEFYKKVKQHLSQHGMMVVQATSPYLAKESFLCIGRTLESAAFSILAFHENVPSFGDWGWYLAWHPDIKKEKIMGRIEHLLIDVPTRFITPQVFKSELVFGKNALFTNSRQINTLLHPALLSIYNHDSWLLE; this is encoded by the coding sequence ATGACAAAAAGAAGCGTTAAAACCAATTTTGCATCCGTACTGCTTTGTGCCTGCATGTTTGCAAGCGGTGCCTGCGGAATTATTCTGGAATATATCCAGGCAAGCCTTGCCTCCATGATTTTAGGCAATTCTTTTGAACAATGGGCCATGGTCATCGGACTTATGCTGTTCTGGATGGGATTTGGCAGCCTGATCCAGGCACAGGTTTCCAAAAAAAATCTTATTTATACCTTTATCGGTGTTGAAACCGGCCTGGCCCTTGCCGGAGGATTTTCCCCCACCCTGACTTACATCGCATATGGGTATACAGCCCATTACAGCCTGGTTCTCTATTTTTTCGTCAGTTTCATCGGCATCATGATCGGGCTTGAAATTCCTGTGATTATAAGGATCAACAATGATTTTAGCAAAGAATTGTCCACCAACCTGGGTAATATTTTGAGTGCTGATTATATCGGCAGCCTGATCGGGTCCCTTGTCTATGTGTTTATCCTCTTAAGATTCACGCCCATTACGGAAGCTGCTTTTTTAACAGCAGGTGTTAACTTTTTTCTTGCATTTATAACCTTTGTCTATTTTTCAAAAAAAGGCCTGTTAAAAAAAGGGATTTTTATTCCGCTCATCATGGTGGCGACTTTTTGTGCTGTTTTGTACGGATATCTCAACAACCGGGAATGGAACATAAAAATTGAGCAGCCTTTGTATGATGATCCCATTATTTTAAGCCATCCCACTCAATACCAGCATATCGCCATCACCCATTACAAGCCTTTTGATGAAGTCAGGCTGTTTTTAAACGGGAACCTTCAGTTTTGCAGCACAGATGAACAGCGATACCATGAGCCAATGGTGCATCCTGTCATGAATCTTGTTTCCGTCACAACAAAAGTCCTTATTCTCGGCGGTGGCGACGGTTGTGCCTTAAGAGAAGTTTTAAAATATAAAAGCGTAAAACAGATCCTGTTGGTGGACCTGGACCCTGAAATGACCCGCCTTGCCAAAACACATCCCGTTTTAAAACGAATTAACAATGATTCTTTTAAAGACGCCCGTCTTGTAACCATGGTGGGCAAGGGTATCAGTCCCGGGATCAATAAGCGGCTTTATATTGAAACCCCCAAAAAAAACATTTACACAAAACAGGCCCAAACCCAAAAACTTGCGGATGTAAATGTCATGAATGTGGATGCGGATAAATTTTTAAGTGACATACCCGGCTTTTGGGATGTTATCATTATTGACATGCCCGATCCGTCCACACCTGAACTGACCAAGCTTTATTCCAAAGAATTTTACAAAAAAGTAAAACAGCATTTATCGCAGCACGGGATGATGGTGGTTCAGGCAACATCGCCCTATCTTGCAAAGGAAAGCTTTCTTTGTATTGGAAGAACCCTTGAAAGCGCAGCTTTTTCCATCCTTGCCTTTCATGAAAATGTTCCAAGTTTCGGGGATTGGGGATGGTATCTGGCCTGGCATCCAGATATTAAAAAAGAAAAAATTATGGGCAGAATAGAGCATTTGTTGATTGACGTGCCCACAAGATTTATCACCCCGCAGGTTTTTAAAAGTGAACTGGTGTTTGGCAAAAATGCGCTTTTCACAAATAGCCGTCAAATAAACACCCTGCTTCATCCTGCCTTGTTAAGTATTTATAATCACGACTCCTGGCTGCTGGAATAA